A window of Sphingobacterium sp. SRCM116780 contains these coding sequences:
- a CDS encoding EamA family transporter, with the protein MEKLKGAIAVFVGASSFGVLSTFVKQAYAQDYYTLGQVTGVQVIFGMIILWMVYWLIQLLNPTANQSYTKKSNKWKILISGISTGLVSIIYYKCVQLVPASLAIVLLMQYIWIGTLIEFIVFKNKPSSRQLIGIVIVLIGTLLATDLIEQGIDKLNWTGIAYGLLAATAYASFLIVNGRIGNDYPPIQKSALMVTGSCIMICCIFPPTFLISGVLGNSIWHFGFILSLFGTVIPPLLFAYGIPKIGYSLSGILSSAELPVAICMSYFILREVVNPIQWTGVLLILATVVWLNTKSQETSL; encoded by the coding sequence ATGGAAAAATTAAAAGGTGCTATTGCTGTTTTTGTGGGAGCCAGTAGTTTTGGAGTATTATCAACTTTTGTCAAACAAGCATATGCTCAAGATTATTATACATTAGGTCAAGTGACGGGTGTACAAGTTATTTTTGGAATGATCATCTTGTGGATGGTTTACTGGTTGATACAACTTTTAAACCCTACGGCAAATCAATCTTATACTAAGAAATCAAACAAATGGAAAATTTTAATCAGTGGTATTTCCACAGGTCTAGTCAGCATCATCTATTACAAATGTGTACAATTGGTCCCTGCATCATTAGCCATCGTATTATTGATGCAGTATATCTGGATAGGAACTTTAATCGAATTTATTGTATTTAAAAACAAACCGTCCAGTCGTCAATTAATAGGAATCGTCATTGTTTTAATAGGAACGCTATTAGCGACAGACCTTATAGAACAAGGAATTGACAAGCTTAACTGGACAGGGATCGCTTATGGATTACTAGCGGCGACAGCCTATGCCTCATTTTTAATTGTAAATGGACGTATAGGAAATGATTATCCTCCTATTCAGAAAAGTGCATTAATGGTAACGGGATCTTGTATAATGATCTGCTGTATTTTTCCTCCTACATTTTTGATTTCAGGAGTTTTAGGAAATAGTATTTGGCATTTTGGATTTATCCTTTCCCTTTTTGGAACGGTTATCCCACCACTATTATTTGCTTATGGAATACCAAAAATTGGCTATTCTTTAAGTGGTATCTTAAGTTCTGCAGAACTACCTGTTGCAATATGTATGTCCTACTTTATCTTACGAGAAGTCGTGAATCCCATACAATGGACAGGTGTATTATTAATCTTAGCTACAGTCGTTTGGCTGAATACTAAAAGTCAGGAAACAAGTTTGTAA
- a CDS encoding C40 family peptidase — translation MNKKTTTNRRGNAVLTDASEARNTTYTKKSLDNYANLLHVGTRELNPSLYSFIDEWMGIPHRLGGTTKSGVDCSGFVGMLYRSVYKEDLPRSSRDMDAVIKEKSASKLKEGDLVFFSFGGRSIDHVGVYLHNNKFVHVSTKKGVIISDLTDSWYAKYFKNAGTPQS, via the coding sequence TTGAATAAAAAGACGACTACGAATAGACGTGGCAATGCAGTTTTGACAGATGCAAGTGAGGCTAGAAATACCACTTATACCAAAAAATCTTTGGATAATTACGCAAACCTTTTACATGTTGGGACAAGAGAGCTAAATCCTAGTCTTTATTCTTTTATTGATGAATGGATGGGAATACCCCATCGCTTAGGAGGGACAACCAAAAGTGGTGTGGATTGTTCTGGATTTGTAGGTATGCTTTATCGATCCGTGTATAAGGAAGATTTACCTCGATCTTCAAGAGATATGGATGCTGTAATTAAAGAAAAAAGTGCTAGTAAGTTAAAAGAAGGTGACCTCGTCTTTTTTTCTTTCGGAGGCCGGAGTATCGATCATGTTGGAGTATATCTTCACAATAATAAATTTGTGCATGTGTCAACCAAAAAGGGAGTTATTATTTCTGATTTGACAGATTCTTGGTATGCTAAATATTTTAAGAATGCTGGAACTCCACAATCGTAA
- the mtaB gene encoding tRNA (N(6)-L-threonylcarbamoyladenosine(37)-C(2))-methylthiotransferase MtaB, with the protein MSKKVAFYTLGCKLNFSETSSIGRVFQDAGYETTAFNSAADVYVINTCSVTDHADKKCRKVVKEALKYSPNAYITIVGCYAQLKPAEIAEIPGVDMVLGAAEKFNIIEHINDLTKNEKAVVHNAPIDETNQFVSAYSIGDRTRTFLKVQDGCDYSCTFCTIPLARGGSRSGKIEDIVQQAKEIAASGVKEIVLTGVNIGDFGIREGKRQDKFLDLVKALDEVEGIDRIRISSIEPNLLANEIIEFVAQSKRFVPHFHMPLQSGNNKVLSMMRRRYKRELYAQRVEKIKQLMPDCCIGVDVIVGFPGETREDFIDTYNFLNEMDISYLHVFTYSERENTIAAQMEGGVPGSQRSDRSKMLHILSEKKRRAFYEKQLDQVGEVLFESDEKDGYMHGFSKNYVKVRTAYDPLLVNEVAHVKFLSITDNGEVEIEELKEELAH; encoded by the coding sequence ATGAGTAAAAAAGTAGCTTTCTATACCTTAGGATGTAAACTGAATTTTTCAGAAACGTCCTCCATAGGTCGTGTTTTTCAAGACGCGGGTTATGAAACTACCGCATTTAATAGTGCGGCAGATGTTTATGTCATTAATACATGTTCAGTTACTGATCATGCAGATAAAAAATGTCGTAAGGTGGTGAAGGAAGCGCTTAAATATTCACCGAATGCTTACATTACAATCGTAGGATGCTATGCACAATTGAAACCTGCGGAAATAGCAGAAATTCCAGGAGTGGATATGGTTTTGGGTGCGGCAGAGAAGTTTAATATCATCGAGCACATCAATGACTTGACTAAAAATGAAAAGGCTGTTGTTCATAATGCTCCCATAGATGAAACGAATCAATTTGTCTCGGCTTATTCTATCGGCGATCGCACCCGTACATTCTTGAAAGTACAAGATGGTTGTGATTATTCCTGTACATTCTGTACGATTCCACTTGCTCGTGGAGGAAGTCGATCAGGTAAGATTGAAGACATTGTACAGCAAGCCAAAGAAATTGCTGCTTCAGGGGTTAAAGAAATTGTTTTAACAGGGGTAAATATTGGAGATTTTGGTATTCGTGAGGGCAAGCGACAAGATAAGTTTTTGGATTTAGTAAAAGCATTAGACGAGGTAGAAGGAATTGACCGAATTCGAATTTCTTCCATAGAACCCAATCTTTTAGCCAATGAGATCATTGAATTTGTAGCACAGTCTAAACGTTTTGTACCACACTTTCACATGCCATTGCAATCTGGAAATAATAAAGTTTTAAGCATGATGCGTCGTCGATACAAACGTGAATTGTATGCACAACGTGTTGAAAAAATTAAACAATTAATGCCTGACTGTTGCATTGGTGTCGATGTAATTGTAGGATTCCCTGGTGAAACACGTGAAGATTTTATCGATACATACAATTTCTTGAATGAGATGGACATTTCTTATTTACATGTGTTTACTTATTCTGAACGAGAAAATACAATCGCTGCTCAGATGGAAGGCGGTGTTCCTGGATCTCAACGTAGTGACCGTAGTAAGATGCTGCATATCTTGTCAGAAAAGAAACGTCGTGCTTTTTATGAGAAACAGTTGGATCAGGTAGGAGAGGTCCTATTTGAAAGCGATGAGAAAGATGGATATATGCATGGATTTTCTAAAAATTATGTAAAAGTTCGTACCGCTTATGACCCGTTATTAGTTAACGAAGTTGCGCATGTAAAATTCTTGTCTATCACAGATAATGGTGAAGTGGAAATTGAAGAGCTAAAAGAAGAACTTGCACATTAA
- a CDS encoding thymidylate synthase, with amino-acid sequence MKQYLDLLKHVYTTGVTKTDRTGTGTKSVFGYQMRFNLKEGFPLVTTKKLHLRSIIHELIWFLKGETNIKYLKDNGVSIWDEWADENGNLGPVYGSQWRSWPTPDGGHIDQIEKIIKQLKTSPDSRRIIVSAWNVAEIEDMALPPCHAFFQFYVAPADPENGILKPQLSCQLYQRSADIFLGVPFNIASYALLTMMVAQVCDMEASEFIHTLGDAHIYSNHFEQTERQLSREPKSLPQLKINPEVKDIFSFKFEDFELLNYESHPHIKAPVAV; translated from the coding sequence ATGAAACAATATCTTGATTTACTAAAGCACGTATATACAACTGGAGTAACTAAAACTGACCGTACAGGAACAGGTACTAAAAGTGTATTTGGTTATCAGATGCGTTTCAATTTAAAAGAAGGCTTTCCACTTGTCACCACCAAAAAATTACATTTGCGTTCGATTATACACGAACTAATCTGGTTCTTAAAGGGAGAAACAAACATCAAATATTTAAAAGATAATGGCGTTAGTATATGGGATGAATGGGCTGATGAAAATGGTAATTTAGGGCCAGTTTATGGTTCACAATGGCGCTCATGGCCAACACCAGATGGTGGTCACATCGATCAGATTGAGAAAATCATTAAACAATTGAAAACCTCTCCTGATTCTAGACGTATTATTGTTTCTGCTTGGAATGTAGCTGAGATTGAAGATATGGCTTTACCCCCTTGTCATGCATTTTTTCAATTTTATGTTGCTCCTGCTGATCCTGAAAATGGTATTTTAAAACCGCAACTCTCTTGTCAATTATATCAGAGGAGTGCTGATATTTTCTTAGGTGTACCTTTTAATATTGCCTCATATGCCTTGTTGACCATGATGGTAGCGCAAGTATGTGATATGGAAGCATCAGAGTTTATTCACACCTTGGGAGATGCACATATTTACAGTAATCATTTCGAACAAACGGAACGACAACTTAGTCGTGAGCCAAAATCTTTACCTCAATTAAAAATAAACCCTGAAGTGAAAGATATCTTCAGTTTCAAATTTGAGGATTTTGAATTGTTAAACTACGAATCTCACCCGCATATTAAAGCGCCAGTAGCAGTTTAA